In Bacteroidota bacterium, one genomic interval encodes:
- a CDS encoding AI-2E family transporter — MEKSLNRIFVLLLFFAVVLAFYLLAAFSAIIIPLTFAFLAATMFQPITIFLRSKKVPFYLIIPSISIITLGVLFMMYLIISSTFGEIGAQSDDFVQVLIVKLDRLLNGIENVINLRFHTTVDIEKELTQLLSKDFITSTAKGLVSSFTAFTNSFFWFSIYFVVFLFALPNYKRYLRYVAGGQNLEMVTSAYLTIQKFIYSYANIKLFINLIVGILVYTVCIIFGVKFAFLWGFVAFLLHFIPFIGAIISVLFPSLMALVQFDNIFVPGLVFVLLTTIQMGMGNILEPVLMGNKLRLNTITAMFGLVFWGSLWGVSGLFLGIPMLVIFKVMLEQFPETAMFGRVMGFPEDTEGKRMRSWDPTTIITKSFKMKPPTETNKDE, encoded by the coding sequence ATGGAAAAAAGCCTTAATCGAATATTCGTTCTGCTTCTCTTTTTTGCGGTAGTGTTAGCTTTCTATCTTCTCGCAGCATTCTCCGCAATTATTATACCTCTTACCTTCGCATTTCTTGCTGCAACCATGTTTCAACCGATTACAATTTTCTTAAGAAGCAAGAAAGTGCCGTTTTATCTCATAATCCCCTCAATTTCAATTATAACATTGGGGGTGTTGTTTATGATGTACCTGATAATTTCATCGACTTTCGGTGAGATTGGAGCACAAAGTGATGACTTTGTGCAGGTGCTGATAGTAAAACTTGACAGGTTGCTCAACGGAATCGAAAATGTTATAAACCTTCGTTTTCATACTACAGTCGATATTGAAAAGGAGTTGACTCAACTCCTTTCAAAAGATTTTATTACTTCGACGGCGAAGGGACTGGTCTCTTCATTCACTGCATTCACAAACAGTTTTTTCTGGTTTTCCATATATTTTGTTGTTTTTCTTTTTGCCCTTCCTAACTATAAAAGATATTTGAGGTATGTGGCTGGTGGACAGAATCTTGAAATGGTTACCAGTGCATATCTGACCATTCAAAAATTCATCTACTCTTATGCCAACATAAAACTCTTCATCAATCTGATTGTTGGTATTCTTGTCTATACAGTCTGCATAATTTTTGGAGTTAAATTTGCATTTTTATGGGGATTTGTAGCTTTTTTACTCCATTTTATACCATTTATCGGAGCAATAATCTCGGTGCTTTTCCCTTCACTTATGGCACTCGTCCAGTTTGATAATATTTTCGTTCCGGGACTGGTTTTTGTGCTGCTTACAACAATTCAGATGGGAATGGGAAACATTCTGGAACCCGTCTTAATGGGCAATAAACTGAGACTTAATACCATTACTGCGATGTTTGGACTTGTCTTCTGGGGCAGTCTCTGGGGTGTCAGCGGTTTATTTCTCGGCATACCAATGCTCGTTATTTTTAAAGTGATGCTGGAACAATTTCCCGAGACTGCAATGTTTGGCAGAGTGATGGGATTTCCAGAGGATACCGAAGGAAAAAGGATGCGGAGTTGGGATCCGACTACGATTATTACAAAAAGTTTTAAAATGAAACCTCCGACTGAAACTAATAAGGACGAATAG
- the tpx gene encoding thiol peroxidase, translating into MAEITLKGNKINTIGFLPEEGTDAPDFSLVNTSLAEVSLNELKGKRLVLNIFPSLDTGVCAASVRKFNAEASNLTNTEVLCISMDLPFAHSRFCTTEGLDKVRGLSGFRSSSFGEDYGVTIVEGGFTGLYSRAVVVVNEEGKVIYKEQVPEIAQEPDYAAALAALK; encoded by the coding sequence ATGGCAGAAATTACACTAAAAGGCAATAAAATAAACACGATTGGTTTCCTTCCCGAAGAAGGAACTGATGCACCCGATTTTAGTCTCGTAAATACTTCACTGGCAGAAGTATCACTCAACGAATTAAAAGGTAAAAGACTTGTCCTGAATATTTTTCCCAGTCTGGATACCGGTGTGTGCGCCGCTTCTGTAAGAAAATTTAACGCCGAGGCTTCAAACTTGACAAATACTGAAGTTCTTTGCATTTCGATGGACCTACCTTTCGCTCATTCAAGATTTTGTACGACTGAAGGTCTGGACAAAGTTCGCGGACTTAGCGGATTTCGTAGCTCATCTTTTGGCGAAGATTACGGTGTTACAATAGTTGAAGGTGGTTTCACCGGATTGTATTCAAGAGCGGTTGTTGTGGTTAATGAAGAAGGTAAAGTTATCTATAAAGAACAGGTACCAGAGATTGCACAGGAACCTGATTATGCTGCTGCGCTTGCCGCTTTGAAATAG